A single region of the Streptomyces vilmorinianum genome encodes:
- a CDS encoding glycoside hydrolase family 48 protein: MPPGRSRRLLTALAATLSLPLGLTAVNGTTAHAAAVQCSVDYTTNDWGSGFTAELTLTNRATTPLDGWTLTYDYAGDQKLTNGWNGTWSQSGKTVTVAHADWNRTVAAGAAVTTGAQFTYSGTNTAPTAFAVNGTPCTGAHQPPVAVLTSPAPGAVFTEGDPVPMAATAAAADQATIGKVEFYSDTTLLGTDTTAPFSLGATGLAAGSHSLYAKAYDSLGASAESAPVGITVAAGPALVATPAQFGVRQGATGTFDLKLSTQPSANVTVSIARTSGNTNLSATPATLTFTPANWNTAQKVTVAAAATGTGSAVFTTTAPGHAKAEVTVTQLAADSTYDARFLDLHGKITDPANGYFSPEGVPYHSVETLIVEAPDHGHETTSEAYSYLIWLQAMYGKITGDWTKFNGAWDTMEKFMIPTHADQPTNSTYNASKPATYAPEHDLPSQYPARLDGGVTAGADPIAGELKSAYGTDDIYGMHWLQDVDNVYGYGNEPGKCSAGPTATGPSYINTFQRGPQESVWETVPHPTCDNFTFGGRNGYLDLFTGDASYAKQWKFTNAPDADARAVQAAYWADIWAKEQGKGAQVTATVAKAAKMGDYLRYAMFDKYFKKSGNCVGPTTCPAGTGKDSAHYLMSWYYAWGGATDTSAGWSWRIGSSHAHGGYQNPLAAYALSEYAPLKPKSATGAADWATSLDRQLEFYRWLQSDEGAIAGGATNSWQGRYAQPPAGTPTFHGLFYDEKPVYHDPASNQWFGFQAWSMERVAEYYRQTGDTAAKTVLDKWVGWALSKTTINPDGTYRIPSTLQWSGAPDTWNAANPGANAGLHVTVTDYTDDVGVAAAYAKTLTYYAAKSGHAEAGRVAKALLDGMWTHHQDPLGVAVPETRADYNRFDDPVYVPSGWTGTMPNADPVNANSTFASIRSFYQDDPAWPKIEAYLAGGAAPVFTYHRFWAQADIALAMGAYAELLE; the protein is encoded by the coding sequence ATGCCACCAGGACGATCACGCAGGCTGCTGACCGCGCTGGCCGCCACGCTCTCCCTGCCCCTGGGCCTCACCGCCGTCAACGGCACCACCGCCCACGCGGCGGCGGTCCAGTGCAGCGTCGACTACACGACCAACGACTGGGGCTCCGGCTTCACCGCCGAACTGACCCTCACCAATCGCGCCACGACCCCGCTCGACGGCTGGACCCTGACCTACGACTACGCAGGCGACCAGAAGCTCACGAACGGCTGGAACGGCACCTGGTCCCAGTCCGGCAAGACCGTCACCGTCGCCCACGCCGACTGGAACAGGACCGTCGCGGCCGGGGCGGCCGTCACCACCGGCGCCCAGTTCACCTACAGCGGCACCAACACCGCCCCGACCGCCTTCGCCGTCAACGGCACCCCCTGCACCGGCGCCCACCAGCCCCCGGTCGCCGTCCTCACCAGCCCGGCGCCCGGAGCCGTCTTCACCGAGGGAGACCCGGTCCCGATGGCCGCCACCGCGGCCGCCGCCGACCAGGCCACCATCGGCAAGGTCGAGTTCTACAGCGACACCACGCTGCTCGGCACCGACACCACGGCCCCCTTCTCCCTCGGCGCCACCGGCCTCGCCGCCGGCTCCCACTCCCTCTACGCCAAGGCCTACGACAGCCTCGGCGCCTCCGCGGAGTCGGCCCCGGTCGGCATCACGGTCGCCGCCGGACCGGCGCTCGTCGCCACTCCGGCCCAGTTCGGCGTACGCCAGGGCGCCACCGGCACGTTCGACCTGAAGCTCTCCACCCAGCCGTCGGCGAACGTCACGGTGAGCATCGCCCGCACGTCCGGCAACACCAACCTCAGCGCCACCCCCGCCACCCTCACCTTCACCCCGGCGAACTGGAACACCGCCCAGAAGGTGACCGTGGCCGCCGCGGCCACCGGCACCGGCTCCGCCGTCTTCACCACGACCGCCCCCGGCCACGCCAAGGCCGAGGTCACCGTCACCCAGCTGGCCGCCGACTCCACCTACGACGCCCGCTTCCTCGACCTCCACGGGAAGATCACCGACCCGGCCAACGGCTACTTCTCGCCCGAGGGCGTCCCGTACCACTCCGTCGAGACGCTGATCGTCGAGGCCCCCGACCACGGGCACGAGACGACCTCGGAGGCGTACAGCTATCTGATCTGGCTCCAGGCGATGTACGGCAAGATCACCGGCGACTGGACCAAGTTCAACGGCGCGTGGGACACCATGGAGAAGTTCATGATCCCCACCCACGCCGACCAGCCGACGAACAGCACGTACAACGCCTCCAAGCCCGCCACCTACGCACCCGAGCACGACCTGCCCTCGCAGTACCCGGCCCGGCTCGACGGCGGTGTCACGGCCGGCGCCGACCCGATCGCCGGCGAACTCAAGAGCGCGTACGGCACGGACGACATCTACGGCATGCACTGGCTGCAGGACGTCGACAACGTCTACGGCTACGGCAACGAGCCCGGAAAGTGCTCCGCCGGACCGACGGCGACCGGACCCTCGTACATCAACACCTTCCAGCGCGGCCCGCAGGAGTCCGTCTGGGAGACCGTCCCGCACCCCACCTGTGACAACTTCACCTTCGGCGGACGCAACGGCTACCTCGACCTGTTCACCGGGGACGCCTCCTACGCCAAGCAGTGGAAGTTCACCAACGCCCCCGACGCCGACGCCCGCGCCGTCCAGGCCGCCTACTGGGCCGACATCTGGGCCAAGGAGCAGGGCAAGGGCGCCCAGGTCACCGCGACCGTCGCCAAGGCGGCCAAGATGGGCGACTACCTGCGCTACGCCATGTTCGACAAGTACTTCAAGAAGTCCGGGAACTGCGTCGGACCGACCACCTGCCCGGCCGGCACCGGCAAGGACAGCGCCCACTACCTGATGTCCTGGTACTACGCCTGGGGCGGCGCCACCGACACCAGCGCCGGCTGGTCCTGGCGGATCGGCTCCAGCCACGCCCACGGCGGCTACCAGAACCCGCTCGCCGCCTACGCGCTGAGCGAGTACGCCCCGCTGAAGCCCAAGTCGGCGACCGGCGCGGCGGACTGGGCGACCAGCCTCGACCGGCAGCTGGAGTTCTACCGCTGGCTCCAGTCCGACGAGGGCGCCATCGCCGGCGGCGCCACCAACAGCTGGCAGGGCCGCTACGCCCAGCCCCCGGCCGGAACCCCCACCTTCCACGGCCTCTTCTACGACGAGAAGCCCGTCTACCACGACCCGGCGTCCAACCAGTGGTTCGGCTTCCAGGCCTGGTCCATGGAGCGCGTTGCCGAGTACTACCGGCAGACCGGCGACACGGCCGCCAAGACCGTGCTCGACAAGTGGGTCGGCTGGGCGCTGTCGAAGACCACGATCAACCCCGACGGCACCTACCGCATCCCCTCCACCCTCCAGTGGTCCGGCGCCCCCGACACCTGGAACGCCGCGAACCCCGGCGCCAACGCGGGCCTGCACGTCACCGTCACCGACTACACGGACGACGTCGGCGTGGCCGCCGCCTACGCCAAGACCCTGACCTACTACGCCGCCAAGTCCGGGCACGCCGAGGCCGGGCGGGTCGCCAAGGCCCTCCTCGACGGCATGTGGACCCACCACCAGGACCCGCTCGGCGTCGCCGTCCCGGAGACCCGCGCCGACTACAACCGGTTCGACGACCCCGTGTACGTACCCAGCGGCTGGACCGGCACCATGCCCAACGCCGACCCGGTGAACGCGAACTCCACCTTCGCCTCGATCCGCTCCTTCTACCAGGACGACCCGGCCTGGCCGAAGATCGAGGCCTACCTGGCGGGCGGCGCCGCGCCCGTCTTCACGTACCACCGGTTCTGGGCCCAGGCGGATATCGCCCTGGCCATGGGCGCGTACGCGGAGCTGCTCGAATAA
- a CDS encoding cellulase family glycosylhydrolase — protein MRHPPRLSALLAGAAFTMASTALAVVGTASGAAAAPPCTVGYQVVGEWAGGFQGSVTVTNNSTALTSWSLGFDFPAGQKVSQGWGGTWSQSGSAVTVVNESWNGALGTGASVTAGFIASWSGANTAPASFTLNGTACNVDPGPDPTTPTPTPTPTPTPTPTPTDPTDPPDPVTGAPELSVSGNRLTDQNGATRRLLGVNRSGGEFMCVQGYGIWDGPVDDASIRAIADWKANTVRIPLNEECWLGLDNIKPEYRGANYVDAVKDLVARVLAHGMTPVVELHWTYGQYTGNSAGCSDVHASCQKPMPNARYTPAFWTSVAETFKHDRRIVFDLFNEPYPDRATSTTAQAWTCWRDGGTCPGIGYEVAGMQDLVDAVRATGARNLVLVPGIAYSNDLSQWLTHAPTDPAANLAAAWHVYNFNTCSSEACWDGTLAPVAAQVPLVAGEIGENTCGHGFIDRVMKWFDDRGLSYLGWTWNTWNCSSGPALITSYDGTPTAFGIGLRDHLRALN, from the coding sequence ATGCGACACCCCCCGCGTCTGTCCGCGCTGCTTGCCGGAGCGGCGTTCACCATGGCGAGCACCGCTCTCGCCGTGGTCGGTACGGCCTCAGGAGCCGCGGCCGCACCTCCCTGCACGGTGGGCTACCAGGTCGTCGGCGAGTGGGCCGGCGGCTTCCAGGGGTCCGTAACCGTCACCAACAACAGTACGGCGCTGACGAGTTGGAGCCTCGGCTTCGACTTTCCCGCCGGTCAGAAGGTGAGCCAGGGCTGGGGAGGCACGTGGTCCCAGTCCGGCTCGGCGGTGACCGTCGTCAACGAGAGCTGGAACGGCGCCCTCGGTACGGGCGCGAGCGTCACGGCCGGATTCATCGCCTCCTGGTCGGGCGCCAACACCGCACCCGCGTCCTTCACGCTCAACGGCACGGCCTGCAACGTCGATCCGGGGCCGGACCCGACCACACCCACCCCGACTCCGACACCCACCCCGACACCGACACCCACACCGACCGACCCCACGGACCCGCCCGACCCCGTCACCGGAGCGCCCGAGCTGAGCGTCTCCGGCAACCGGCTCACCGACCAGAACGGCGCCACCCGCCGCCTGCTCGGCGTCAACCGCTCCGGCGGCGAGTTCATGTGCGTCCAGGGGTACGGCATCTGGGACGGCCCCGTCGACGACGCCTCGATCCGTGCCATCGCGGACTGGAAGGCCAACACCGTCCGTATCCCGCTCAACGAGGAGTGCTGGCTGGGCCTGGACAACATCAAACCCGAGTACCGGGGCGCGAACTACGTCGACGCGGTCAAGGACCTGGTCGCCCGCGTCCTCGCGCACGGCATGACCCCGGTCGTCGAACTGCACTGGACGTACGGCCAGTACACCGGCAACTCGGCGGGCTGCTCGGACGTGCACGCGTCCTGCCAGAAGCCGATGCCGAACGCCCGGTACACCCCGGCGTTCTGGACCTCGGTCGCCGAGACCTTCAAGCACGACCGCCGGATCGTCTTCGACCTCTTCAACGAGCCCTACCCCGACCGGGCGACGTCCACCACCGCCCAGGCATGGACGTGCTGGCGCGACGGCGGCACCTGCCCGGGCATCGGCTACGAGGTCGCCGGCATGCAGGATCTGGTGGACGCGGTGCGCGCGACCGGCGCCCGCAACCTCGTCCTCGTCCCCGGCATCGCGTACTCCAACGACCTCAGCCAGTGGCTCACCCACGCCCCCACCGACCCGGCGGCCAATCTCGCCGCCGCCTGGCACGTCTACAACTTCAACACCTGCTCCAGCGAGGCGTGCTGGGACGGCACCCTCGCCCCCGTCGCCGCCCAGGTCCCCCTCGTGGCGGGAGAGATCGGCGAGAACACCTGTGGTCACGGCTTCATCGACCGCGTCATGAAGTGGTTCGACGACCGCGGGCTCTCCTATCTCGGCTGGACCTGGAACACCTGGAACTGCTCCTCGGGACCGGCGCTGATCACCTCGTACGACGGCACACCCACCGCATTCGGCATCGGGCTGCGCGACCATCTGCGCGCCCTGAACTGA